The segment atattgtggatgcaacagattttcgtcttttgtgggggcggaaggggtggggcgaaattctgatatatacgttttatagtgagatctaacagaagtgcggataccaaatttggttactctagctttaatagtctctgagatttgtggatgccccagatttttgtcctttgcggggcggaagggggtgtggcgaaatttggacacgaaacggtcaaggtccgatatcacaggagtgtggataccaaatttggttgctctggctcttataggttctgagatccttgaactcatattttgcaattgacaaaaccgaccatgaaacctgtgtgttagagagagacagagcgagaaagaatgaaattgttttcttgattctggctataataattatacgatctggttcagattttgcactggtcatcctcaccgattctgcgtttttggttttatcgtatctttaaaaatgtggatgccacagattttcgtcctttgtgggggcggaagtgggcggggcgaagttttgaaatatttttgtagcagtgacatatcacagaagtctggatccaaaacatggttgctctagctcttatagtctttgagcactaggcgctgaaggggacggacggacggacggacggacggacagacggacagacagacatggctcaatcgactcggctattgatgctgatcaagaatatatatactttatggggtcggaaacgattccttctggacgttacacacatccacttttaccacaaatctaatataccccaatactcattttgagtatcgggtataaaaagcatttgttcctcatgcaacatcttggtattgtatagtctttggttaTAGGTAGTGTTTAGGCGATTGTTCTGAAAGAAGAATAGATAAGTGTAGTGAATAAAAAGATAAGTAGGATAGTTCGAGGTAGGGAAATATAGGGCCAAGTTGATGAGCGCGTACAACTTGCGGTCTAAACAGAAAATGACCCGCAGGACTCCTCCACCAGGTAACCTCCATGGACAGATGCAAGGCGGTGACACACAGGGCGCTGAGGGGCGTGGAGACGACAGCTGGAATTTTCCAGGCCAATCCAATGCACTGCCCTCCGAGATTCTCTCAGGAGTAAATGTCGCCATAGCGCAAGCACAGGAGACGTGGAGAGGCAGCATGGCAGATACCCTGAGTAAGACGCTGCAGGAGGAGATCCGTCGCGGCTTTATGGAGCTGATGGGGGCCATAACAGAGGTGATGGCGCCTCTGCGCCAGAACGTGGAATTGATCCAAGACCTGAGATTGGAAAGAGACCGGAATGAAATCAAGGATAATAATGGCGATCAGCAGCCTCTAGCTCACCTCAGGCAGAAGCCGAACACAGGGACCATTCCCAAAAGGTCCAAGGACGATGACGCATGGAATTCCCAGTCGCCTCCAAGGAAGCCGGCGAGGTTGAGCCAGAACTGGCGCCGAGGAATAGGCGAGGCGGACCTGGATCCAGGTGCTGGAAGGCAGAGACGGGAGACATCAGGAGACGGCGGAGGTCCAACAGATCTGCCACCATTTGAAAGGAGAGACGATTGGAGAGGAGCGAGATGGGGACGCGTCGAGAAATGGGAAATCCACTTCGACGGAGACCCAAATAAGATGACGGTGCAGGACTTCGTGTTCAGGGTCGAGTTCCTCCGTAGGCAGAACCGACGGTCGTGGGACGAGGTCCTTGACAACTTTCACCATCTCGTCAAAGGACAAGCGGCGGAGTGGTATTGGCAATTTGTCCGAGAACGGCCTCCGGAAGTATGGGAGGATTTGAAGGACGAGTTGGTGTCCCGGCTCCGAGCAGTGGGTGGCGAGTTCGAGCGGCTACGCACCTTGCATGAGCGACGACAACAATCTGGCGAATCTGTGGAAGAGTACTTTAGAGCGATGCGCAGGCTGGCAGCTAGACTCACCACACCTTTGGTTGAGTCCGAAATGGTCCGAGTCTTGAAGAAGGGACTCGATGACGAGATCGCCCGCTACGCTTACGCGATCCGAGTCCGAAACGTGGAGCAGCTGAGGGAAGAGTGCCTGGAAGTGGAGTACCACTTTCGCGGACGCGAGCAGAAGTCGACGTTCCGTCCTGCGCCGAAATTCCATTCAGCCGGGAAGCGAGTGGAGGAGCTAGAGCCGGAAACGGAGTTTCTGGATGAAGACGAAGCAAGGATAGTAGAAGAAACTCACCTGGCGAACAAACCCAGGCTGTGTTGCTGGAATTGCGGCCAGTTCGACCACGGGTTCCGAGACTGCGTGGCGAAGGAACGCAAAATATTTTGTTACCGCTGCGGAAAGCCAGAAATTTTTACTCCAACGTGTCCAAATTGCTCGGGAAACGACCATATCTCGTATTACACGGCGCTGGAACTCTTGGTTAAATCTAAGTCAGCAAATACGTGGTCTGACTAACAAGGAGTGCACTAAAAGAAAATGTCTATCCTGCGGCCTTGTCTTGCAGCCTAGTGCAGTGGACGGCGATCACTCTCGAGGAATTCCTAGCCCAAAATTCAGACGTACTAAACATTTCTCCGGATGATAAGGGCATAACATACAATTCGTATCGTGCTGTGATTGTTCGTGGCTCTGCCAAAATGGAGTGTTTCATTCGAATACCGAGTAATTATCCATTGGAAATGccactcaggatattgagtgTGCATTGGAACGGTCGCCGTACATCGCAGAATAATGCAGCTATCAAGGTTAGTTTGTTCAGACTTCCATGCGTTATATATAAGCTTATTTTGATACCATTTTGTAGATGATGGAGTACTGGACCAACTCATTGCAACCCCAACAGCTGGAAGCAAATTATCGTATTCTGTACGCTCAGCTTTTCCGAACTATTTATAGTTTTGACATCTTTCTGGAGACAGAAGGCTCAATGCAGACGACTATAGAATACACCAAGGAAAAGCCTTATATAAGTGCATTTGCAAAACAATGCCTATTGCGTCcatataaatacataaaaaAAGGGTTCCGTACACGCATTCAAACAATAAGGACCTAAAAACAAATATAAGAATATGGTTTTGTAAAAAAAATCAATAGCAGTTactaaacatcttcacagttGCTGTTTATTATGTAATGCATAATTGCAATAATGCAATAAATAAGTAACATTTAAATCTAGCTACAGTTTTATTGACAGCTTAGTTTCTGAGATGCTGTCGCTGCCAGGGACTCGGTTGGCAGGGTGATTGCAGAGGCATTTTCAACAGACTCTCGACTATCAACAACGTGTTTTTCTATTAGACCGCTTTCTCCCAAGTAGCATATGGAAAATCCATCGTACCATGCCTCCTGATCCTTCAGTACTTCCTTCAATTGCCACACCTTGTATTTCCAGAACTGGAACATCACCTTCAGGCCGGATATGCCCCTCACGCGCCACCTTATGCGCACGGTGTAATCGTCGGGATGCTTTGTAATTTTAAGAACCTCAAACTTAACGTAGGCGTACTTTAGGTGACCCACAGTTCGAAGAATGGCAATTTGCTTAACAAAGTGGTATAGACCGACTGTGTGCTTGCCGGTAATATTGTTCTGAAATATAAGGTTTGGGCTGTATATGGAATAGTTCAGCGGTTCAATAAAGAGTTTGGGAAGCGTGGTTCGCAGAACTTCTTAGGCTCGCTCCAGATCTTCAGGCTTTCGAACATTTTCCTTCTCTTTGGCGGATGTTTGTACATTACTGTTTTCGTGAAAACTTCGTTTCGGTTGCATTACGCTACTACCTTCACATTTTAGCCAATTGTAGTTATATGATCCTGTGCAAGGAGAGTATAATCGCATTGTGGAAGCCCACGCCTGTTCTTTGGAGCCCCACAAGCTTATCAAATTGCT is part of the Drosophila miranda strain MSH22 chromosome Y unlocalized genomic scaffold, D.miranda_PacBio2.1 Contig_Y1_pilon, whole genome shotgun sequence genome and harbors:
- the LOC117191629 gene encoding uncharacterized protein C6orf136 homolog, which produces MYKHPPKRRKMFESLKIWSEPKNPNLIFQNNITGKHTVGLYHFVKQIAILRTVGHLKYAYVKFEVLKITKHPDDYTVRIRWRVRGISGLKVMFQFWKYKVWQLKEVLKDQEAWYDGFSICYLGESGLIEKHVVDSRESVENASAITLPTESLAATASQKLSCQ